In Mesoplasma florum L1, the DNA window TCCACCTAAAACAATAATGTGATCAACATTTTTAATTGTTGAAAGTCTATGAGCAATAGTGAAACTTGTTCTACCTTTCATCAATTCATTTAGTTTTGCTTGAATTTCTTTTTCTACAATATTATCTAAAGCTGATGTAGCTTCATCTAAAATTAATATTTGTGGATTTTTTAAAATCATTCTAGCAATAACTAGTCTTTGTTTTTGTCCACCAGATAACATAAATCCTCTTTCACCAAGAATTGTGTCATATCCTTCTGGTCATGAACTAATTAATTTATGTATTTCAGCTTTTTTACATGCTTCAATAACTTCTTCATTAGTTGCATCAAATCTTCCATATTTAACGTTTTCATAAACATCACCAAATAAGATTTGAGGTTCTTGTTCTACATAACCAACATGTCTTAAATAACTTGATAAGTTTAAGTCTTTTAAGTTTTGATCTTTATTAATAATGATTTCTCCATTACTTGGATCATAGAATCTTAATAATAAACGAGCAATTGTTGACTTACCTGAACCAGTCTCACCAACAAACGCATATGACTTACCTTCTTCAAATGTAAAGTTGAATTTAGGCAAAATTAATTTTTCTGGTTTTTCTGGATATCTAAATTCAATATCTTTAAATACAATGTCCCCTTTAATCTCATCAACTATAATTCCATCAGTATAATGTGGATCTAGTCTTGATTCATCTTTTAATAAGTTTGATACTTTTACACTAGCAACTCCAGCTACAGCTAATGAGAATGTAATTCCCATTAAACTACTATATGTTGCAATTAAACTTGCTTGATTAATCATATAAGCTGGGAAAGTTACTGAGAAGAATGTAGCAGATGCTGCTGTATCTCCTTTAATTGAATAAATAATCCCTGCAATTATTGGAATAGCAAATTGTAAGATCATTGAACCTGCATAAACTGTAGTCATTAAGAATGACAAGTTTAAAATAGCTGGTTTATGTGCTTTATAGTTAATATCTTGTTGTTTTTCTAAATAAGCTTTTTCATAATCTTCTGTTCCAGTTGATTTAATTAATCTAATTGTTCCAACTCTATCAGTAACATTACCATTAACTTCTTCATACACTTCTCTAACAACTGCATATTTTTTAACAGTTTGAATATAGAAAACAAAGTATAAAGCTAATAATAAGAAGTAAATAATTGATCCAAAGATTGCAATTTTTCATGCAAGAATAAATGTCATGGTAAATGCAACAACAAATTGTGATAATGAAATTCCAATATTAGTAGGAATTCTAACCGCACCATCACCTAAGTTTTGAGTATCAGCAACAACACTTGTTAAGATTTCTCCAATTTTTTTATCTGAGTAATATGAAATATCTTGTCTTACCAATTTTTCAAGAATTTTATTTCTTAAATCAATTTCAATTTTTCTTCCTAAAATATATGAGAAATAGTTAAAAATAAAAGTTCCTATTGCATCAATTAAAATCATAACTACAGCAACAATAATAATAGTTGTAGAACTTCATCCTCAAAAAAGAGCTTGTTCTGCATCATTTAAAACTACTTTATTTTCACTTTTAATAGCCAATGTAATTTGTTGTGTTAAAAGTGGTATTGAAGCTCTAGTTAAACAGAAAGATAATATTGTTAATGCTAGAATAATTGTTATTCATCAATATTTTAAATAATACTTAGAAATTATTTTAAAGAATTCTGCATTTTGTGATGTTTTTTTATTTGTCTTCATAAAGTCCTTTCTTAAGTATTTTTACAATATATAAATAATATCATTTAGTTTTGAAATTAGATAGATTAAAATATCATTTTTTTAAAAAATAAATAAAAAATGCTTGCGCATTTTCTTTTGATTAAAGTTTTATTATTACTTTTGTAAATAAATAATTAAGAACTACAGATCTCATAGATAAATATATATCTTCTCTATTATGTTCATATATTAAAATTTCTGCTTTAAATTCTTGAAATTTATGACTTTGAGATGATGAAGTTACAATTACAATATTTTTTGTTTTATTTTTAACTAAATTATAATAGTTTACTAAGTATTGATTATCTAATCCAAATGCAAAGAATATACATAAATCGTCTTCTTTACAATAATCTATTCAAATAGGATTCATTTTTCTTTGTGAATTAAAGTTTGAATCAATACCTTTATATTGCAATTGACTTGCAAAGATTTCAACATTAAAGTTCTGTTCATAAGAACTAAATAAAAATGTTCTTCCACATTCTTTTAACAAACTTACCAACAAACTTATTTCATCTTCTTGGACATCAATTTGTTTTATATTTTGAACAACTTGATTAAATAAGGTAGATGGCTTGGCAGAAAGTTTTTGCTTTTCAAAATCTTTGTAATATTCTCTTTCAACTTTTATTCTAATAGCTATTTCTCTAAAACCGTTATAACCATATTTTTTAGAAAATGATGTTAACGCTGATTCAGAAATAAAACATACTTCAGAGCATTCTTTACTAGTTGGGGTTTTATTTTCTTCCAAACAATCAAGTAAATATTTAGCAATTAATTTATGTGTATTACTCTCGTTGTTATTATAAATAACAGTTAACTTTTCTTTTATACTTTGAAACATATTTTTTCTCCCAAAAGTACTTCTCATAAATTTAAGTACTTCTTTATAAATATACTACATGTAAAATTAATAGCAAAATTTTTATATAAAATAAGTGTAGAAAAAAGAGGATTATAAAAATGTTAAAATTTCCTAAAAATTTTCACATCGGTGCTTCAATGAGTGCTATGCAAACAGAAGGAAAAGGAATTACTGAAATAGGTGATTTAACTTTTGATGCATATTTCAAAGAAAATCCGGAATTGTTTTACCATGGTGTTGGGCCAGATCTGACAAGTGATATTACAAGACACTATAAAGATGATATTGAAAAATTTAAATACATCGGATTAGATTCAGTTAGAACAGGTTTTTCTTGAGCTAGATTATTTCCAGATGGTATTAATCTAAACAAAGAAGCAGTAAAGTTCTATCATGACTATATCGATGAGTATTTAAAAAATGATATTGAAATTATTATGACTTTATTTCACTTTGACATGCCTTTATGAGCACATGAATTAGGTGGTTGAGAGAGCAGAGAAGTTATTGAAAAATTTATAAGTTATTGTGAATTTGTATTCAAGGAATATGGATCAAAAATAAATTATTTTGTTACCTTCAATGAACCACTTGTTCCTGTATTTGAAGGATATGTAGGTAAAATGCACTATCCCGCAAAGGATAGTCCCAAAGAAGCTGTAGCTCAAGCATATGGAATTTTCCTAGCTCATGCTAAAGCAGTAAAGTTATTTAAAGAATTAAAAATTGATTCAAAAATAGGAGTTGTTTATAACTGAAACTTTACATTCCCATTTTCAGATTCAGCAGAAGATAAAATTTCAGCTGAAATCTATGATGCTTATGTAAATAGAGGACCATTAAACATTATGTATAATGGAAATATTAACCCAATTATTATAAAAACCTTAGAAGAATATAACATAACTCCATTTCACACAAGCGAAGAAATTGAAATAATTAAACAAACTGAAATTGATTTTTTAGGAGTTAATTATTATTTCCCTTGTAGAGTTAAAACAAATGAAAATGTAAAAAATAGATGAGCTTTAGATCAAATGCATATTGAAATTCCTGCAGATGCAAAAATTAATCCTTTTAGAGGGTGAGAAATTTATCCTGAAGGGCTATATGATATATCTATAGCAATTAAAAAAGAGTTAAATAACATTCCATGATACATTGCTGAAAATGGTATGGGTGTTGAAAATGAAGATAGATTTAGAAATGAAAATGGACAAATAGATGATGATTACAGAATTGAGTTTTTAGAAACTCATATGTCTGAATTAAAAAGAGGTTTAGATGCTGGATCAAATTGTTTTGGTTACCACATTTGAGCTGCCATTGACTGCTGAAGCTTTAGAAATGCTTATAAAAATAGATATGGTTTAATTGAAGTTGATTTAAAAGACCAATCTAGAAAGTTTAAAAAATCAGCTTACTGATATAAAGAACTAATAGAAAATAAGGAGTAAACTATGGCTACAAAAAGTCAAATATACAAAAATGTTGAAAAATTATTTTTAAGTCTTGGTGGACATGAAAATATTCAATATTTCACTCACTGTATGACTAGAATGCGTTTTCATTTGCATGATTGAGATAAAGCAAATGAAAATGAAATTAAAGATGGTGGTTATGCTGTTGGTGTTAACAAAAATAAAAGCAACGGTGAATTCCAAGTTATTATAGGTCCTGAAGTTGAAAGTTTTTACAATGCTTTTTGCGAAGTTAATGGATATGATGAAGATGGAAAAACATTAATTGTTAAAAATGATAAACCAAATTTAACAGAGAAACAAAATAAAGAAATTGTTGATATGAAAAATAGATTTAGAGTTAAAGGTTCATTTAACAAAGCCCTTTCTTTTATCTCAAAAGTTTTTGCCCCAATAGTTATACCTCTTGTAGGTTATGGATTGATTTTGACAATCGCATCATTGATAACTGTTGAATGAAGTGGATCAGATAGTAGTTTAGCTGCTAATTCACATTTTTTTAAAGAGTTTTCTGGAATACTTTCAATTCTTGTTAATTCATTTTCATTGTTTGTTACAGTTGCTGTAGGTTATACAACAGCTAAAGCATTAAGATGTAATGGAATTTATGGAATTATAATTGCACTTGTTTTAACATCACCAGGATTAATAAATATGGGAGATGTTAAACCAGCTGATGGTCAAAGTATTTTAGGAGCTTATGACGGATGAACATTATTTGGAGATGGAGTTAAATATCCATGAAAAATAAACTTCAATGGATTAATTATTCCAATGATAGTTGTTGTTTCATTTGGTGCATTCTTAGAAATACAAACTAATAAAATTAAACAAAGTACATTAAAAATGATTATTCAACCAATTGCTATTATTGGTGGAGGTTTCTTATTTGGAGTATTCATAGTAGCACCTGTTGGGTTACTATTCACAAACTACTTATCAATTGGTATAAATTGATTAAGTACAAATAGTATTGCTAAATATATTGCTATACCTGTTGTTGGAGGATTATATGGCCCTTTAGTTATAACTGGTTTACACCACTCATTAACTCCAATTATTTTACAAGGTCAAGCAATTTATGGAGCCACATTGATTCAAGGTTTCTGTACTATTTCAAACGTTTCACAAGGGGTTGCTTCAATTGCATTCGTTGTGTTACACAGAAGAGTTTCAAAAATGAAAGATATTGGAGTTTCAAACGGGGTTTCTGCCATTGTTGGAGGAATCACAGAACCATCATTATATACAATAAACTTAAAACATTTATTCCCACTAATCGGATGTTCAATAGGTACATTCTTTGGAACAATGATTATGGTTGCTTCTAATTCATATGCATTGCAAGGGGCTTCTTCAATTTTCGGAATACTTATGTTCTTACAACAAGCACCTGAAAAAACTGGAGCTACAACTTGAATTGGTGGAGGATACTTATGAGGTACAATCTCAGTATTAACTTCATGTATAATAACTTTTGTTGCAACTTATTCTTTAGGTAAAACTAAATACTTCTGAAATAGATCAAGAGAAATCTTATTAAATGATTTCCATGAAGATATTAATGAATTAAAACTTTTACCAAAAACTAAAAAAGCGAAAAGAGCTTAATATAAAAAATTCACATTATTTGTGAATTTTTTATATTATAAATATTCTGCTTTCATTTCTCCAAGTATACTTGATAATCCTTTTTGTACTTTATTAAAGAATTGTTGATTAATAACATTAATTGATTTTTTTATTCTTGATGAGTTTCTTTCTAAACTATCAGCCACTTTATCAAGATCTTCTAATTCTTTTTGCATTTTTTTATACGCTGTTGGGAATTGAATCGTTCAATATTCATTTAATTCAGCTTTTTGTTTTTCTAATTCTTTTAGTAATTCATTATCAGAAGCTTTAGTAACTGTTTTAATTTTTTGATTATATTCATTTTCAAATTCAACTAGTCTTCTTACGATTTGACCGACAAATACAAAACTTTCTGAATCAGTTATTCAAATGTTTTCATATTCATCACTTCTCATAAAAGGTATTCCTGGGTATTTATCATTAAAACTTGTTGCAATTAAAATTCCATATTTAGTGTTATTACTTGCAGCGTCAGTTGATAATTTAGGAATTCAAGTATTACTTCATTCCGCATTCTTAACTTCATAAACAATTTTTCCAATTTCTTCACGTTTATGATTTTTAATAGTTTGTAAGTAATCTGCTTTCTTTTCACCAGTTGTTATTTTTTCAATACCATCAAACAATGAAAACGCTTTAACTAAATCTTCATACACTTCATGTTCAAAGTTTTCACCTTTTCGTTTTGAATTAATAATTTTAAATTCACGGTTAGCTTGCACTAAATCAGCTATTCTTTTATCATAATCATTTATTAAAGTTAATTCTTTAGTTTTTGATTCAGCTTCTTTTTGAATAGCAAAGTTTTCTAATTCAATTTTTTTATTATTTAACTCTAGTTTTAAATTATTTATTTCTTGACTAAATTGATTAATTAAAACTTCTTTATTTTTTTCAATCTCAAGATTTAGTTTTTGATCCAAAGCTTTAATTTCAACTTCTTTATTTGCAAGTTTAATCTCTAATGAATTTTTAACATCATTAAACTCATTTAATAAATTACTTTTTGCTTCATTCAATTCTGCAATCTTTTGTTGATTTAATTGATCAATCATATTTTGTTGTTTTTGAATGTTCAATTCATATGTTTTAATTTTTTCATTAAACTCATTAATAACAGCATTTCTTTCTTTATCTATTTCTAATGCCTTTTGTTCATTTAATTTATTAATTAAATTATCTTTTTCATTAATTGAAATATTTAAGCTTTCTAATTGTTTATTAAAGTTATTTAGCATTTCTTGTTTAACTAAACTAATTTCAGCAATCTGTTTATCATTCATTTGTGCTATTAATTCATTTTTAAGTTGCACTCGAATTTCATTCTCTTGCTTTTGTTTTAATTCACTTAAATAGTTTTCAATAACTGTTCAGTTTGAATTATGATTCTTAAAAGAATCTTTTGTGATTTCTTCGCCACATTTGGGGCAACGAAAAAGTATATCGCTCATGGATATATCCTCCTTTATTTAATATTTCTTTGTTTTATTTTTAGAGTCTAGAATAAGCACAGACTGTCAACTTTGGCTCACTTTCTTTATCATTCTAAGGTATAAAACTTACCTACTTTTATATTACTATTTTAATTTTTAAAATAATGTTATTTTTATATTGTCATTATTTATTTTTTGGTTAAAATAGAAAAAAATAAGCCTAAGCTTATTTTTGTTCCTCTTCAATTGTTATCGTTTCAATTGTTTTTTTATTATATTTAATTCCAGTTCATTTTGTATCTGACATAATTAATTTTAAATTACGTGAAGGTTTAAATTTAATTATTGTTGTTGCGGGAACTTCTACAATTTCTCCATTTGATGGATTAATTGCTTGTTTTACCGGCTTTTCAACTTTAATTAATTTTCCAAAGTTTTCAATTATAACTTCTTCTCCACTTATTAAATGATTTTCAACATTTTGAAATAAATTTTTAACAATTTCATCAATAGTTTTCTTTTTATAATCAGGATACATTTCTGTAAGTCTTTCAACTAAATATTTTTTTGATACCTTATCATAACTAGTTTTCTTAATTAATTTATCTTCTCTAATAACTTTTTCTTTAATAATTAATAATGAACTTTTATTTTTTTGAACTATAGTTTCATTTGTTTTTATTGTTTGTTTTTTAAATCAAAACTGTAAAACAAGTATAGTTAACAAAATTATTAGGATAATCACATACATTCAATTTATAAATGCATCTAAAAATATAGGAGTTAAGAAAGTTGAATCAACATATAGTTTAGATTGAAACATAGAATAAAAACCAATAGGACCTTGTAAAAAATGATTAGTATTTTCAAATCATTTAGATACAACTTGTGAGTTAAATCCAGATGAAATTACCTCACTTCATTCTTGATTTCCATTATAAACATTATTTAATAATTTAAAAATGATCAATAAAGTAGTAAAAAGAATAATCAATAGAAAAATAATTGATATTTTAAGATTATTTTTATTAATTAATTTCATATCTTAATTCTCATCTTTCTTTTTCTTTTTAATAAATATAGCTGCTATAGCAATTGCAACTATATTAAGTGCTGCTAGAATTCATAGTAATATACTTATTGTATTATTTCTTGTATTAATAGTAGTATTGTTTTTAATGAAGTCAAAGTTAGCTTGACCAATATACATTTTTGAATTATCTATTGGTTTAATAACTACTTTTGCACTATCTCCATCAATTACTACTTCTGTAATAACTTGATTTCATACAATATCGCTATTTTGTTCTTTAATTATAGAAATTATTCCTGCTTCATTAAACTTATTTTTTGGAATTGAGTCAATAGAAACATTTATTATTAAATTTAAATCTTGTATTGGAGAAACCTTAACTTCTAATTTACCAGAATACAAACTTGTTTCTTCTTTACCTTCAACAATTAAATTTCCACTTTCGTTTTTACTTATTTTTGTTTCTGATCAATTAATAACAGTATTTTGGTATTGTAATTTTAATGCATCTTCAAGTTTATTAATATTATCTATATCCTCTTGATTAACAAAAATACCATCTTTAAATTCTGCTTTATGCTCAGCTATATCGTATTGTAAATAGTATTTAGCATCAATTGAACCTTTATAATTTTCAGAATCATCATTTGCTACAATTTTAAAGTTAAATCTATCAATTAGTTCAATATGTAAATCTTCATATTTAATATCAGAATTTTTAATTTCTGCTTTTGACTGTTCCATTATTTGATTTTTTAAATTGATTATCAATTCTTCATTAGTATTACCATCAATATTTCATGCATCAACTTTTTTAATGTCTAAAGGTTTTATATTCAATGTTGATAAATCTTTTCTTGCTGGTTTTACATCAACCTCTATAAATTGATTGTCTTGGGTTACTCCAACAAAGTCAGATCCAATTATTTCAGACTTTAAAGATGTTATTTTATATTTTAATGAATAAGAACTAACACGTTCAAATGATATATAAGACGAATCAACATTAGTTCAATGTTTTTGATTTTGTAAATAACTCATAATATCATAAGTATTCGTATCCTCATAAAAAATAAAGTCCTTAAATAAATCAGTTTCATTAAGATTCAATATTTTTGGAACATTAATTTCTTTATTATTTTGAAGAAGTTTTGAATCATCTGTTGCGGTTAAAGTAATTTTACCTTCTTTTTCTAATGTTGAATTATTGATTTTAAAGTTAAAATCTTGCTCTGTAACACTACTTAATCCTGTTATTAATTTTAATCTTCTTAATATTTCATTTTTGTCAGTTAAATTTGATGAATCAGCAATTTTAAAGTCTTTTAAATTATATTTCAATTGCTCAATTGTGAATGTATTAAAATTGCT includes these proteins:
- a CDS encoding ABC transporter ATP-binding protein; amino-acid sequence: MKTNKKTSQNAEFFKIISKYYLKYWWITIILALTILSFCLTRASIPLLTQQITLAIKSENKVVLNDAEQALFWGWSSTTIIIVAVVMILIDAIGTFIFNYFSYILGRKIEIDLRNKILEKLVRQDISYYSDKKIGEILTSVVADTQNLGDGAVRIPTNIGISLSQFVVAFTMTFILAWKIAIFGSIIYFLLLALYFVFYIQTVKKYAVVREVYEEVNGNVTDRVGTIRLIKSTGTEDYEKAYLEKQQDINYKAHKPAILNLSFLMTTVYAGSMILQFAIPIIAGIIYSIKGDTAASATFFSVTFPAYMINQASLIATYSSLMGITFSLAVAGVASVKVSNLLKDESRLDPHYTDGIIVDEIKGDIVFKDIEFRYPEKPEKLILPKFNFTFEEGKSYAFVGETGSGKSTIARLLLRFYDPSNGEIIINKDQNLKDLNLSSYLRHVGYVEQEPQILFGDVYENVKYGRFDATNEEVIEACKKAEIHKLISSWPEGYDTILGERGFMLSGGQKQRLVIARMILKNPQILILDEATSALDNIVEKEIQAKLNELMKGRTSFTIAHRLSTIKNVDHIIVLGGNAKGIVQQGTFKELVKVEGHFKNLYEAGLLEEQQQNH
- a CDS encoding MurR/RpiR family transcriptional regulator; protein product: MFQSIKEKLTVIYNNNESNTHKLIAKYLLDCLEENKTPTSKECSEVCFISESALTSFSKKYGYNGFREIAIRIKVEREYYKDFEKQKLSAKPSTLFNQVVQNIKQIDVQEDEISLLVSLLKECGRTFLFSSYEQNFNVEIFASQLQYKGIDSNFNSQRKMNPIWIDYCKEDDLCIFFAFGLDNQYLVNYYNLVKNKTKNIVIVTSSSQSHKFQEFKAEILIYEHNREDIYLSMRSVVLNYLFTKVIIKL
- a CDS encoding glycoside hydrolase family 1 protein, giving the protein MLKFPKNFHIGASMSAMQTEGKGITEIGDLTFDAYFKENPELFYHGVGPDLTSDITRHYKDDIEKFKYIGLDSVRTGFSWARLFPDGINLNKEAVKFYHDYIDEYLKNDIEIIMTLFHFDMPLWAHELGGWESREVIEKFISYCEFVFKEYGSKINYFVTFNEPLVPVFEGYVGKMHYPAKDSPKEAVAQAYGIFLAHAKAVKLFKELKIDSKIGVVYNWNFTFPFSDSAEDKISAEIYDAYVNRGPLNIMYNGNINPIIIKTLEEYNITPFHTSEEIEIIKQTEIDFLGVNYYFPCRVKTNENVKNRWALDQMHIEIPADAKINPFRGWEIYPEGLYDISIAIKKELNNIPWYIAENGMGVENEDRFRNENGQIDDDYRIEFLETHMSELKRGLDAGSNCFGYHIWAAIDCWSFRNAYKNRYGLIEVDLKDQSRKFKKSAYWYKELIENKE
- a CDS encoding PTS transporter subunit EIIB, producing the protein MATKSQIYKNVEKLFLSLGGHENIQYFTHCMTRMRFHLHDWDKANENEIKDGGYAVGVNKNKSNGEFQVIIGPEVESFYNAFCEVNGYDEDGKTLIVKNDKPNLTEKQNKEIVDMKNRFRVKGSFNKALSFISKVFAPIVIPLVGYGLILTIASLITVEWSGSDSSLAANSHFFKEFSGILSILVNSFSLFVTVAVGYTTAKALRCNGIYGIIIALVLTSPGLINMGDVKPADGQSILGAYDGWTLFGDGVKYPWKINFNGLIIPMIVVVSFGAFLEIQTNKIKQSTLKMIIQPIAIIGGGFLFGVFIVAPVGLLFTNYLSIGINWLSTNSIAKYIAIPVVGGLYGPLVITGLHHSLTPIILQGQAIYGATLIQGFCTISNVSQGVASIAFVVLHRRVSKMKDIGVSNGVSAIVGGITEPSLYTINLKHLFPLIGCSIGTFFGTMIMVASNSYALQGASSIFGILMFLQQAPEKTGATTWIGGGYLWGTISVLTSCIITFVATYSLGKTKYFWNRSREILLNDFHEDINELKLLPKTKKAKRA
- a CDS encoding DUF2130 domain-containing protein, yielding MSDILFRCPKCGEEITKDSFKNHNSNWTVIENYLSELKQKQENEIRVQLKNELIAQMNDKQIAEISLVKQEMLNNFNKQLESLNISINEKDNLINKLNEQKALEIDKERNAVINEFNEKIKTYELNIQKQQNMIDQLNQQKIAELNEAKSNLLNEFNDVKNSLEIKLANKEVEIKALDQKLNLEIEKNKEVLINQFSQEINNLKLELNNKKIELENFAIQKEAESKTKELTLINDYDKRIADLVQANREFKIINSKRKGENFEHEVYEDLVKAFSLFDGIEKITTGEKKADYLQTIKNHKREEIGKIVYEVKNAEWSNTWIPKLSTDAASNNTKYGILIATSFNDKYPGIPFMRSDEYENIWITDSESFVFVGQIVRRLVEFENEYNQKIKTVTKASDNELLKELEKQKAELNEYWTIQFPTAYKKMQKELEDLDKVADSLERNSSRIKKSINVINQQFFNKVQKGLSSILGEMKAEYL
- a CDS encoding HU family DNA-binding protein, whose protein sequence is MKLINKNNLKISIIFLLIILFTTLLIIFKLLNNVYNGNQEWSEVISSGFNSQVVSKWFENTNHFLQGPIGFYSMFQSKLYVDSTFLTPIFLDAFINWMYVIILIILLTILVLQFWFKKQTIKTNETIVQKNKSSLLIIKEKVIREDKLIKKTSYDKVSKKYLVERLTEMYPDYKKKTIDEIVKNLFQNVENHLISGEEVIIENFGKLIKVEKPVKQAINPSNGEIVEVPATTIIKFKPSRNLKLIMSDTKWTGIKYNKKTIETITIEEEQK